Below is a window of Micromonospora chersina DNA.
GGCCAGGTCCACCACCCGACCGTAGCGGCTGGTGGCGGCCAGCGCGGCGCCGAAGAGCACCATCTGGTTGAGCAGGTAGAGGTAGAGCAGCAGCCCCACAGCGGTGGCCACCACGGTGTACGCCGGGTTCCGCTCGGTGCGCACCACGTAGTAGCGCCCGACCGTGTTGAGCAGCGTGATGCCCACGGCGACCGCCAGCACGGCGGGGCGCAGCCGGCGCCGGCTCATCCGCAGCCGGGGCACCGCCACCAGCAGCGCGGTGGCCAGCACCGCGTTGACCAGCACGCTGAGCACCGCGCTGACCGTGGTCAGCCCGACCGACCCGGTGCTGCGCAGCAGGAAGCGCAGCAGCGACTCCAGGGCGTCGACGGCGGCCACCGAGACACCCAGCAGCACGAAGACCGCGACCAGCACCCCCAGGTCGACCAGGCGGCGGACCACCAGGTTGCCGGGCTGCTGGTTGAACCCGTACATGAGCCGCTGCGAGGAGCGGATGGCCTCGACCCAGCCGATCCCGGTGAAGACCAGGATGACGAGGCCGACCACGCCGACGGTGTTGCTGCTCTCGGCGATCTGCTGGGGGTCGAGGAACGGCAGGTTCCCCTCCAGGAAATCGGCCGCCGCCCGGCTGACCTCGCGGTTGTCCTGGAGGATCGTGCCGAAGATCCAGTACCCGACCAGGGCCAGCGCGAACACGGCGAAGAAGCCGTAGTAGGCGATCGCCGCGGCCAGCCGGCCGGCGAGCAGGTCGGCGTAGAGCGTCCCGGCCCGCCACACGTGGTCGAAGACCGCCGACCGGTCGCGGGCCGCGTCGATGCGGCGCCCCAGCGC
It encodes the following:
- a CDS encoding YihY/virulence factor BrkB family protein, which codes for MNVIGRIEAALGRRIDAARDRSAVFDHVWRAGTLYADLLAGRLAAAIAYYGFFAVFALALVGYWIFGTILQDNREVSRAAADFLEGNLPFLDPQQIAESSNTVGVVGLVILVFTGIGWVEAIRSSQRLMYGFNQQPGNLVVRRLVDLGVLVAVFVLLGVSVAAVDALESLLRFLLRSTGSVGLTTVSAVLSVLVNAVLATALLVAVPRLRMSRRRLRPAVLAVAVGITLLNTVGRYYVVRTERNPAYTVVATAVGLLLYLYLLNQMVLFGAALAATSRYGRVVDLAEGGAAREVDVEVDEETDPGTPGGAG